In Petrotoga miotherma DSM 10691, one DNA window encodes the following:
- the xseA gene encoding exodeoxyribonuclease VII large subunit — translation MLFPQQEEFKFESIQELIEYLNSIFSSSPLYRQEIEVIGDVTHAKYSKRGDLYVELSQRVRSSNYSITIIFSQSAVPYVFKHCRIDSEKELLNKRWKFQGIVNFWKREAKYVVSGSSIIPLGASEIEKKKKEILKKLEKSNLLRKVEHELVELDPIKKIAVITSPTAAGFGDFQKNINHSRFIPIVHLYPAPMQGAETVPGIKKALFAILKSGIDYNVVVIIRGGGSKSDLMYFDDFELGSLIAKFSRKIPVLTGIGHEQDSTIPDFVSWKNYSTPTEVSRDIVNQINYFTDTLENLEKNITYSFTNIYSQMENLLSFNTINNIKYYLGRELINLFRTLDEDQLSINRKINQMIESSEKSISLNKLVSIQRFIEYSIKTYNQDIISTTNEIISELKSKFEISERILFSTFQELTKSSPFAAFLNNGVLVKKGEEIIDSVEKLQRKDEVKLIFKDGEADSSIEKIQKW, via the coding sequence TTGTTATTTCCCCAACAAGAAGAATTCAAGTTTGAAAGTATACAAGAGTTGATAGAATATTTGAACAGTATCTTCAGCAGTTCTCCTCTTTACAGACAAGAGATCGAGGTTATTGGTGATGTTACTCATGCAAAGTACAGTAAAAGAGGGGACCTCTACGTTGAACTTTCTCAAAGAGTGAGAAGTTCAAATTATTCAATAACTATTATTTTCAGCCAATCTGCTGTTCCATATGTTTTTAAACATTGCAGAATTGACAGCGAAAAAGAGCTCCTCAATAAAAGGTGGAAGTTTCAGGGCATTGTTAACTTTTGGAAAAGAGAAGCTAAGTATGTAGTATCAGGTTCATCAATAATACCTTTAGGTGCTTCTGAAATAGAAAAGAAAAAGAAAGAAATATTGAAAAAGCTCGAAAAGAGCAATTTGCTAAGGAAAGTGGAACATGAACTAGTAGAACTAGATCCAATAAAAAAGATAGCCGTTATTACTTCACCAACCGCTGCAGGTTTTGGGGATTTTCAAAAAAACATTAATCATTCTAGGTTCATTCCTATTGTACATTTATATCCTGCTCCTATGCAGGGAGCAGAAACGGTACCTGGGATCAAAAAAGCTCTGTTCGCCATTTTAAAATCGGGTATTGATTATAATGTAGTTGTGATAATCAGAGGGGGCGGTTCAAAAAGCGACCTGATGTATTTTGATGATTTTGAACTTGGTTCCCTTATAGCAAAGTTTAGCCGAAAGATCCCTGTTCTTACAGGAATAGGTCACGAACAAGATTCTACTATCCCTGATTTTGTTAGTTGGAAAAACTATTCAACACCAACGGAAGTATCGAGAGATATAGTCAATCAAATTAACTATTTCACGGATACTTTAGAGAATTTAGAAAAAAATATAACCTATTCTTTTACCAATATTTATTCCCAGATGGAGAACTTACTTTCTTTCAATACAATTAACAATATTAAATATTACCTCGGTAGAGAATTAATAAATTTGTTCAGAACTTTGGACGAGGATCAACTTAGCATTAATAGAAAGATCAACCAAATGATTGAAAGTAGTGAAAAATCAATCTCTCTAAACAAATTAGTCTCTATTCAAAGGTTTATAGAATATAGCATCAAAACTTACAATCAGGATATAATAAGTACAACGAATGAAATTATTTCTGAGTTGAAAAGTAAGTTCGAAATATCAGAAAGAATTTTATTTAGTACTTTTCAAGAACTTACTAAGTCGAGTCCTTTTGCTGCTTTTTTAAATAACGGAGTTTTGGTAAAAAAAGGTGAAGAGATCATTGATAGTGTTGAAAAATTACAAAGAAAAGATGAGGTTAAATTAATATTTAAAGATGGGGAAGCAGATTCGAGCATCGAAAAGATTCAAAAATGGTGA
- the rsmI gene encoding 16S rRNA (cytidine(1402)-2'-O)-methyltransferase, translating into MGKLILVGTPIGNFEDITLRALKTLKEADLILTEDKRVTLKLINHFELGKKELFTFNETNSEKIMDTVLSLIESHNITALVSDAGMPVLADPGFNLVQKCWEKGIPIDVVPGPSALTSALAVSGFPASKFLFLGFLPRDKKLRRLLREIKEFEYPIVFFESPNRIKKTLQEILENFGDIDVLVAREMTKLYQEFFKGKISEGIKFFGSKDQVKGELTVVISPTRRIQV; encoded by the coding sequence ATGGGGAAATTGATTCTAGTTGGCACGCCCATTGGTAATTTTGAAGATATTACGTTAAGAGCCTTAAAAACGTTGAAAGAAGCTGACTTGATACTCACCGAGGACAAGAGGGTTACCTTGAAATTGATAAACCATTTTGAACTTGGAAAAAAGGAGTTATTCACTTTCAACGAGACAAACTCAGAAAAGATTATGGACACAGTTCTATCTTTGATCGAAAGTCATAATATAACAGCCTTAGTGTCAGATGCGGGGATGCCTGTTTTAGCTGACCCCGGTTTTAACTTGGTACAAAAATGTTGGGAAAAAGGGATTCCAATAGATGTGGTGCCAGGACCTTCTGCCTTAACTTCTGCTTTAGCTGTGAGTGGATTCCCTGCTTCGAAGTTTTTGTTCTTAGGTTTTTTACCTCGGGATAAAAAATTGAGAAGACTTTTGAGAGAGATAAAAGAGTTCGAATATCCAATTGTTTTTTTTGAATCTCCAAATAGAATAAAAAAAACTTTACAAGAGATTTTGGAAAATTTTGGAGATATAGATGTACTCGTTGCCCGAGAAATGACGAAGCTTTATCAAGAATTTTTTAAAGGGAAGATTTCTGAAGGGATAAAATTTTTCGGATCCAAAGATCAAGTGAAAGGAGAGCTCACCGTTGTTATTTCCCCAACAAGAAGAATTCAAGTTTGA
- the acpP gene encoding acyl carrier protein, which yields MTKDELFEKVKEIIVDTLSVDEDEVTLDASFTDDLDADSLELVDLTMAFESEFGVTIEDEELEKIKTVENAVNLLTEKLNIDDED from the coding sequence ATGACAAAGGATGAGTTGTTCGAAAAAGTAAAAGAAATAATCGTAGATACATTGAGTGTCGACGAGGATGAAGTTACATTGGATGCCTCATTTACCGATGATTTAGATGCAGATTCTTTAGAGCTAGTGGATTTAACCATGGCTTTTGAGTCTGAATTCGGTGTAACAATAGAGGATGAAGAGTTAGAAAAAATCAAAACCGTTGAAAATGCGGTTAATTTATTAACTGAAAAATTGAACATTGACGATGAGGATTGA
- a CDS encoding CTP synthase has translation MAKKYIIVTGGVLSGIGKGVVSASIGRLLKELELKVNSLKIDPYLNVDAGTMNPNQHGEVFVTEDGYEADLDLGHYERFLGIEMKSFNNMTAGQVYKYVIEKEREGKYLGATVQMVPHVTERIKERIEGIDTEVLLIEIGGTVGDIEGEIFLEAVRELSFEKGRENFMFIHVTFVPYLHVTNEFKTKPTQQSIQLLRRIGIQPDMLLVRTEKEIDVSSLEKVALFGGVPLEYVVNLPDLTNVYEVPQMLYEKNIHSLITSKLNLDVSKEVGELSWKCPKTFKNLKIAMICKYLGTDDAYKSIMESVFLSGTKRPDLINSEELEELSEEEIKILLSKYEGIIIPGGFGARGIEGKIKAIKYARENNIPLLGICLGMQLMVIEFARNVFGYKEANSTEFDENTPYPVIDLMEEQKKMLNLGGTMRLGAQKIEILPNTKLHKIYGEKNSIFERHRHRYEVNYKEFDKMFEKGKNTPNKLSISAITDFVEAIELNSHPFYVGVQYHPEFKTKVGDPHPIFKAFIEAIEQNK, from the coding sequence ATGGCTAAAAAATATATTATAGTAACCGGTGGAGTACTCAGTGGGATAGGAAAAGGAGTCGTTTCTGCTTCGATAGGAAGGCTTTTAAAAGAACTGGAGTTAAAAGTCAATTCATTGAAAATAGATCCCTATCTAAATGTAGATGCAGGAACTATGAATCCCAATCAACATGGGGAAGTTTTTGTGACAGAAGATGGTTATGAAGCAGATCTAGATTTGGGCCATTACGAGAGATTTTTAGGGATAGAGATGAAAAGTTTCAACAATATGACAGCAGGTCAAGTGTATAAATATGTTATCGAAAAAGAAAGAGAAGGAAAGTATTTAGGCGCCACCGTTCAAATGGTACCTCACGTCACGGAAAGAATAAAAGAAAGGATCGAAGGGATAGATACAGAAGTCTTGCTCATTGAAATAGGGGGCACTGTTGGCGATATTGAAGGTGAAATATTTTTAGAGGCAGTAAGAGAGCTATCCTTTGAAAAAGGTCGAGAAAATTTTATGTTTATACATGTAACTTTTGTTCCTTATTTACATGTTACCAACGAGTTTAAAACTAAGCCAACTCAGCAATCCATTCAACTCTTGAGAAGGATAGGAATTCAACCAGATATGCTTTTGGTAAGAACGGAAAAAGAAATAGATGTTTCCAGTCTAGAAAAAGTAGCTTTGTTCGGAGGTGTTCCTTTAGAGTATGTCGTCAACCTTCCTGATTTAACCAACGTTTACGAAGTACCACAAATGCTCTACGAAAAGAATATTCATTCGCTTATTACCAGTAAATTGAATTTGGATGTATCAAAAGAAGTAGGGGAATTAAGTTGGAAATGTCCCAAAACATTTAAAAACCTAAAAATTGCTATGATTTGCAAGTATTTAGGTACCGATGATGCCTACAAGAGTATAATGGAAAGTGTTTTTTTAAGTGGCACTAAAAGGCCTGATCTAATTAACTCCGAAGAGTTAGAAGAGCTGAGTGAAGAGGAAATCAAAATACTTTTAAGTAAATATGAAGGTATAATTATCCCAGGTGGATTTGGAGCAAGAGGAATTGAAGGAAAGATAAAAGCTATAAAATATGCCCGTGAAAATAATATTCCTCTTCTAGGGATTTGTCTGGGTATGCAACTAATGGTGATAGAGTTCGCTAGAAATGTTTTTGGTTACAAAGAAGCTAATTCAACAGAGTTTGATGAAAATACTCCTTATCCTGTTATTGATTTAATGGAAGAACAAAAAAAGATGCTGAATTTAGGCGGTACCATGAGACTAGGAGCTCAAAAAATTGAAATACTTCCCAACACGAAACTTCACAAGATTTATGGAGAAAAAAATTCTATCTTTGAAAGACACAGACATCGTTATGAAGTTAATTACAAAGAATTCGACAAAATGTTTGAAAAAGGGAAAAATACTCCAAATAAACTTTCTATATCTGCCATTACGGATTTCGTTGAAGCAATTGAACTGAATTCTCATCCTTTTTATGTTGGCGTTCAATACCATCCGGAATTTAAAACAAAAGTTGGAGATCCTCATCCTATCTTCAAAGCATTTATTGAAGCGATTGAACAAAATAAGTGA
- a CDS encoding alpha-amylase family glycosyl hydrolase has product MTFYELYLRSFYDSNGDGLGDLQGLKQKLDYLCDLGIDHVWLLPIMKSPAFHGYTVSNFFEVNPVYGDLKDLRETLQEGHKKGIKFILDLPINHVAVTSEWFQRALRGEEPYKNWFIWANEKADLEEKRHWDENKIWQKIGDRYFYGIFGPASPDLNFESKELWEEIKRIFKFWLDNGFDGFRLDAAKHIFDFDIEEMRFHYQHEKNIEFWKEMVSYIKSIKNDALVISEVWDAPEIVRKYEGIFDIGFNFPLAEDLKMTLKNESPQDLVKTLKKCMSEYLPNGKVLSMSGNFLTNHDMTRILSDLKDVGKVKLGFSILYTLPGIPFIYYGEETGMKGIPVDVNFTEDSQEPFHWYENGFGPGQTEWKGYKFNPPYSGESVEEQINEKNSILNTIKNLIKFRKSNPWIDDARIEILNFDQNMVKLRCYSQLNEFIAYYNLKSSKCSVLLENGEELLSIGNNKVAQGYVELSPYGVYLMKKS; this is encoded by the coding sequence ATGACTTTTTATGAATTGTATTTACGTTCTTTTTATGATTCAAATGGTGACGGCCTGGGAGATTTACAGGGATTAAAACAAAAATTGGATTACCTTTGTGATTTGGGAATTGATCATGTCTGGTTGTTACCAATTATGAAATCTCCAGCCTTTCATGGTTATACAGTCTCCAATTTTTTCGAGGTTAACCCTGTTTATGGAGATTTAAAAGATTTAAGAGAGACCTTACAAGAGGGTCACAAGAAAGGTATTAAATTTATCCTTGATCTTCCTATTAATCACGTTGCAGTAACATCAGAATGGTTTCAACGCGCACTTAGGGGAGAAGAGCCCTACAAAAATTGGTTCATTTGGGCTAACGAGAAGGCTGATTTAGAAGAAAAAAGACATTGGGATGAAAATAAAATATGGCAGAAGATAGGTGACAGATATTTTTACGGCATCTTCGGTCCCGCCTCACCTGACCTTAATTTTGAAAGCAAAGAATTATGGGAAGAGATAAAAAGAATCTTTAAATTCTGGTTAGATAATGGTTTTGATGGCTTCAGATTGGATGCCGCAAAACATATTTTTGATTTTGACATTGAAGAGATGAGGTTCCATTACCAACATGAAAAAAATATCGAATTCTGGAAAGAGATGGTTAGCTATATAAAATCGATAAAAAATGATGCCTTAGTTATAAGTGAGGTGTGGGATGCACCGGAAATAGTAAGAAAGTACGAAGGAATATTCGATATAGGGTTCAACTTCCCGCTTGCAGAGGATTTAAAGATGACTTTAAAAAACGAGTCCCCTCAGGATCTTGTAAAAACATTGAAAAAATGTATGTCAGAGTATCTACCAAATGGTAAGGTCCTATCTATGTCAGGTAATTTCTTAACTAATCACGATATGACAAGGATTCTATCTGACTTAAAGGATGTAGGGAAAGTAAAGTTAGGTTTTTCAATTCTTTATACCCTTCCAGGGATTCCTTTCATCTATTATGGCGAGGAAACAGGAATGAAAGGTATCCCAGTTGATGTTAATTTTACCGAAGACAGTCAAGAACCATTTCATTGGTACGAAAATGGTTTTGGACCTGGTCAAACAGAATGGAAAGGATATAAATTCAACCCTCCTTACTCTGGCGAATCTGTAGAAGAACAGATAAACGAAAAAAATTCTATTTTAAATACCATAAAAAATTTGATTAAATTTAGAAAGTCCAATCCGTGGATAGATGATGCACGGATCGAAATTTTGAATTTTGACCAAAATATGGTAAAATTAAGGTGTTATAGTCAATTAAATGAATTTATAGCTTATTATAACCTAAAATCTTCCAAATGCTCCGTTTTGCTCGAAAATGGAGAAGAATTACTGTCTATTGGAAATAATAAAGTAGCACAAGGTTATGTTGAACTTTCACCTTACGGTGTTTATTTAATGAAAAAAAGTTGA
- a CDS encoding transglycosylase SLT domain-containing protein — MHKKQYSAIIIFLTFSLAAFSIYPYINVNSQENAKEDITIKTVLFDFISSQYKLAVGKDMPRERLQLLVSSIMEASKIFEISPLMIAAIIDTETNFKNIIGSYGEVGYMQLRPSTAQFVVNKYYDLFESLNYTETSLDWIEDRLLLDPRYNILVGTAYLKYLMETHGDTYKAIGWYNGGGNDYYANKVVYKINRIAIKYPVI; from the coding sequence ATGCACAAAAAACAATATTCAGCTATTATAATATTCTTAACGTTTTCGTTGGCAGCGTTCTCTATATACCCCTATATAAATGTTAACAGTCAAGAAAATGCCAAAGAAGATATAACGATTAAAACCGTTTTATTCGATTTCATTTCATCACAATACAAGCTAGCAGTTGGGAAAGATATGCCGCGAGAGAGGTTGCAGTTACTTGTTTCCTCCATTATGGAAGCCTCAAAAATCTTTGAAATATCTCCTTTGATGATAGCGGCAATAATAGATACCGAAACAAATTTCAAAAATATTATTGGCAGTTATGGAGAAGTAGGTTACATGCAACTCAGACCATCAACCGCACAGTTTGTTGTAAACAAATATTATGATCTTTTTGAAAGCTTGAATTATACCGAAACGAGTTTGGATTGGATTGAAGATAGACTTTTATTAGATCCCAGGTATAACATACTTGTTGGGACGGCTTATTTGAAGTATTTGATGGAAACTCACGGTGATACTTACAAAGCCATAGGTTGGTACAATGGTGGTGGAAATGATTATTACGCGAATAAAGTGGTTTATAAAATAAACAGAATTGCTATTAAATATCCGGTTATTTAA
- a CDS encoding ATP phosphoribosyltransferase regulatory subunit — protein sequence MKKDIFAESQKLSNIVNKIRSVLIKHDFYELFPPSITKYSENLIKGLKFADGRNFYLLKPDVTSWLIDMDKVEEKEKVFYISEVLDENLSGVWQFGFEILNGEEVKIEEEILRLTIEILSLLDIKNFFIDVSSIRSWERILKAVPQYRDKILRAVELRNFEIIENLPLDEEVKLSIANLFNYRGKETNIPKLNTIIKNINDPRIYIDLGTMKYMNYYEDVVFEIYSPDNGYLLGNGGQYKINGKYSCGMALNLDIIGEMMR from the coding sequence ATGAAAAAAGACATCTTCGCCGAATCTCAAAAATTATCAAATATAGTTAACAAAATCAGAAGTGTACTAATTAAACACGATTTTTATGAACTGTTTCCACCTTCCATAACAAAGTATTCTGAAAATTTAATAAAGGGTCTAAAATTTGCGGATGGAAGAAATTTTTACCTTTTGAAACCTGATGTGACTTCTTGGTTGATCGACATGGATAAAGTAGAAGAAAAAGAAAAAGTATTTTACATATCGGAAGTTTTAGATGAAAATTTATCCGGTGTTTGGCAGTTTGGATTTGAAATATTAAACGGAGAAGAAGTCAAAATCGAAGAAGAAATTCTGCGTTTAACCATTGAAATTCTTTCATTATTGGATATAAAAAATTTCTTTATAGACGTAAGTTCAATAAGGAGTTGGGAGAGAATTTTAAAAGCAGTTCCACAATACAGAGATAAAATTTTAAGGGCTGTTGAGCTGAGAAATTTCGAGATCATTGAAAACCTTCCATTGGATGAGGAAGTAAAACTCTCCATAGCAAATCTTTTCAATTACAGAGGAAAAGAAACAAACATTCCAAAATTAAACACAATAATTAAAAACATTAACGACCCCAGAATATACATAGACCTTGGAACAATGAAATACATGAATTACTATGAAGATGTTGTATTTGAAATCTATTCACCAGATAATGGTTACCTTTTAGGTAACGGTGGTCAATACAAGATAAACGGCAAATATTCGTGTGGAATGGCTTTAAATTTGGATATTATAGGAGAGATGATGAGATGA
- the hisG gene encoding ATP phosphoribosyltransferase: MTTISTALPSGRLLEDSKDFLKKIGINVKEPANRELISYENGYTFYFPRAFDVPVYVENGVDIGICGSDVVLERNNEVYIPLELPFGKCRISIILPENREISFQKMEGYKIATKYPEITKNFFSEKGLKVKILKLNGAVELAAKTGIADAIVDIVDTGNTIKANNLKEAYKIMDISAVLLVNRITQKTKFDFINDLINKAKNYKNGVKGQ, from the coding sequence ATGACAACAATATCAACAGCATTGCCATCAGGAAGATTACTGGAAGACAGCAAAGACTTTTTAAAAAAGATAGGTATTAATGTTAAAGAACCTGCTAACAGAGAACTTATATCGTATGAAAATGGTTATACCTTCTATTTTCCTAGAGCTTTTGATGTACCTGTATACGTAGAAAATGGAGTGGACATTGGGATATGCGGAAGTGACGTTGTCCTTGAAAGAAACAATGAAGTGTATATCCCATTAGAACTACCTTTTGGTAAATGTAGAATAAGCATCATCTTACCGGAAAACAGAGAAATATCTTTTCAAAAGATGGAAGGCTACAAAATAGCAACCAAATACCCTGAAATTACAAAAAATTTCTTTTCTGAAAAGGGTTTAAAAGTGAAAATACTCAAATTAAATGGAGCGGTAGAATTGGCAGCAAAAACCGGTATAGCGGATGCAATAGTAGATATTGTTGATACGGGAAACACGATAAAAGCAAACAATTTAAAAGAAGCATACAAGATAATGGATATCTCTGCGGTACTTTTGGTAAACAGGATAACCCAAAAGACTAAGTTCGATTTTATAAACGATTTAATAAATAAAGCAAAGAATTATAAAAACGGGGTGAAAGGGCAATAA
- the hisD gene encoding histidinol dehydrogenase gives MELQNYVSQILNDIKNNGMFAVKKYSKQFDNYDGDLELKVEEWDIDEEIPAQDKEIIEKTIQRLENYHLKQKTEDILYSNEYNSTYGLINRPINRIGIYVPGGKPLPSSLLMVAIPAKIAGVKEMLITSSPKDGVINPYIIYIAKKLGIKEIYKIGGIQAIAAMTYGIGMKKVDKIFGPGNQYVNEAKRQVFGEVGIDSLAGPSEICVIADETAKPEYILNDLLSQLEHGYESKAFLVTTSKELYEYCEREGIDRYLFKSIEDCAAKTNEIAPEHLEIMTKDPESVLPLIQNAGAIYLGDYTPVPAADYFLGVNHVLPTGGAARFSSVLNLSDFTKKISVAKVSKDELLKERYLGIRMAEIEGMHQHKKSMEVRK, from the coding sequence ATGGAATTACAGAACTACGTTTCACAGATATTAAACGATATAAAAAACAACGGAATGTTTGCAGTAAAAAAATATTCAAAACAGTTCGATAATTATGATGGTGATTTAGAATTAAAAGTTGAAGAATGGGATATCGACGAAGAAATCCCCGCGCAAGATAAAGAAATTATAGAAAAAACGATTCAAAGATTGGAGAATTACCATTTAAAACAAAAAACGGAAGATATTCTGTATTCCAATGAATACAACTCAACTTATGGACTGATTAATAGACCAATAAACAGGATAGGGATTTATGTCCCAGGTGGTAAACCTCTACCTTCGAGTTTGTTGATGGTCGCTATTCCCGCCAAGATTGCAGGTGTAAAAGAAATGTTGATCACTTCCTCTCCAAAAGATGGGGTAATAAACCCTTACATAATTTATATAGCAAAAAAGTTGGGGATAAAAGAAATTTACAAAATTGGTGGAATTCAAGCAATAGCAGCTATGACATACGGCATCGGTATGAAAAAAGTAGATAAAATATTTGGTCCCGGAAATCAATATGTGAATGAAGCAAAACGACAGGTGTTTGGAGAAGTTGGAATAGACAGCTTGGCAGGACCATCAGAAATCTGTGTGATAGCCGATGAGACAGCTAAACCAGAATACATTTTAAACGACTTACTCTCCCAACTTGAACATGGTTATGAATCTAAAGCTTTCTTGGTCACTACATCAAAAGAATTATACGAATATTGTGAAAGAGAAGGGATAGATAGATACCTTTTCAAAAGTATAGAAGATTGTGCAGCTAAAACCAACGAAATAGCACCTGAGCACTTAGAAATAATGACAAAAGATCCTGAATCAGTACTACCACTCATACAAAATGCTGGAGCTATTTATTTAGGTGATTACACACCTGTACCTGCAGCAGATTATTTCTTGGGAGTTAACCACGTACTGCCAACGGGTGGTGCGGCACGTTTCTCCTCCGTATTAAACCTATCAGATTTTACAAAAAAAATATCCGTTGCAAAAGTGAGTAAAGACGAGTTGTTAAAAGAGAGGTACTTAGGTATAAGAATGGCGGAAATCGAAGGTATGCACCAACACAAAAAATCTATGGAGGTGAGGAAATGA
- the hisB gene encoding imidazoleglycerol-phosphate dehydratase HisB: protein MRRKTDETDIEINYSKELFIDTGDPVLNHLLKTLFYYMEKNVIIKAKFDLNHHLWEDMGITIGQFLKNEVEGKKIKRFGTSILPMDDALILVSVDISRSYTNIDINIKDSEKGFELGNFKELVLGLSRYLQSTIHIKQINGENAHHIIEASFKALGSALKTALEPSDKHESTNRVYEV from the coding sequence ATGAGAAGAAAAACTGACGAAACAGACATAGAAATAAATTATTCTAAAGAATTATTTATTGATACCGGAGATCCTGTGTTAAATCATTTATTGAAAACCCTATTCTACTACATGGAAAAGAATGTAATCATCAAGGCAAAGTTCGATCTTAATCACCATTTATGGGAAGATATGGGAATAACAATCGGCCAATTTTTAAAGAACGAAGTGGAAGGAAAGAAGATAAAAAGGTTTGGAACCTCCATCCTACCAATGGACGACGCCCTTATTCTCGTTTCTGTTGATATTTCAAGATCCTATACAAACATAGATATCAACATCAAAGATTCTGAAAAAGGCTTTGAATTAGGTAATTTCAAAGAATTAGTATTAGGGTTATCAAGGTATTTACAATCAACTATCCATATAAAGCAAATAAATGGTGAAAACGCTCATCATATAATCGAAGCTTCTTTCAAGGCATTGGGTAGCGCTTTAAAAACTGCCCTTGAACCAAGTGACAAACACGAAAGTACAAATAGAGTTTACGAAGTATAG
- the hisH gene encoding imidazole glycerol phosphate synthase subunit HisH, which yields MQKIVILNGGVGNFSNVQKAVGGIISNEINDIRTADKIILPGVGSFGIVSNNIIPLKDYILEHIDKNKPFLGICLGMQLLFESSEEDEGTGLSYLPGKVVKFKNMKVPHIGWNSVEFSKDSLIFRGIENGSFFYFVHSYYITTEDQYIISYTEYESRGKTCKFTSSVQKENVFGVQFHPEKSGEKGIKLLENFKNL from the coding sequence ATGCAGAAAATAGTCATATTAAATGGTGGGGTTGGTAACTTTTCAAACGTTCAAAAAGCTGTCGGAGGCATTATTAGCAATGAAATAAATGACATAAGAACTGCAGATAAAATCATACTACCTGGGGTAGGTTCTTTTGGAATAGTTTCGAATAATATTATTCCTCTAAAAGATTATATATTGGAACATATCGACAAAAATAAGCCTTTTCTAGGTATATGTTTAGGGATGCAACTGTTATTTGAAAGCAGTGAAGAAGATGAAGGCACGGGACTTTCTTATTTACCTGGAAAAGTGGTTAAGTTTAAAAACATGAAAGTACCTCACATAGGTTGGAACAGTGTTGAATTTTCAAAAGATTCTCTGATTTTTCGAGGAATAGAAAATGGAAGTTTCTTCTATTTTGTACACTCTTATTACATAACAACTGAAGATCAATACATAATTTCATACACAGAATACGAAAGCAGAGGAAAAACCTGTAAATTCACATCAAGCGTACAAAAAGAAAACGTATTCGGTGTACAGTTCCATCCTGAAAAATCAGGCGAAAAAGGAATTAAATTATTAGAAAATTTCAAAAATTTATAA
- the hisA gene encoding 1-(5-phosphoribosyl)-5-((5-phosphoribosylamino)methylideneamino)imidazole-4-carboxamide isomerase translates to MQIIPAIDLMNKKAVRLYKGSKNEIKEYGDPVEIAKEFSKYVDLIHIVDLDGAFEGSVKNLDVVKQIIKKTGLKVELGGGLRTFESIKNAYEIGVTYVIIGTAAFNLEFLEKVTSAFNNITISLDVENGTLKTKGWLENSQINLEDAFSIFKKYTNRFIYTDTSKDGTLEGVSLNIKRFWQDEEIIYAGGVSKKEDLKKLENIGFDGAIIGKALYEGKINLQELRGEQ, encoded by the coding sequence ATACAAATAATACCTGCAATAGACTTAATGAATAAAAAAGCGGTAAGACTCTATAAAGGTAGCAAAAATGAAATAAAAGAATACGGAGATCCCGTAGAAATAGCCAAAGAATTTTCAAAATATGTCGATCTGATTCATATTGTCGACTTAGATGGTGCTTTTGAAGGTTCTGTAAAAAACTTAGATGTTGTAAAACAAATAATCAAAAAAACCGGGTTGAAAGTTGAACTGGGTGGAGGATTAAGGACTTTTGAAAGCATTAAAAATGCCTACGAAATAGGTGTTACTTATGTGATCATAGGTACAGCAGCCTTTAACTTAGAATTCTTAGAAAAAGTTACCAGTGCTTTCAACAATATAACCATAAGTTTGGATGTCGAGAACGGAACTTTAAAAACAAAAGGTTGGTTGGAAAACTCACAAATTAACTTAGAAGATGCTTTTTCTATTTTTAAAAAGTACACCAACAGATTCATATATACAGACACAAGCAAAGATGGAACTTTAGAAGGTGTTTCTTTAAACATAAAAAGATTCTGGCAAGATGAGGAAATAATATACGCCGGGGGTGTAAGTAAAAAAGAAGATTTAAAAAAATTGGAAAATATAGGTTTCGATGGGGCTATAATAGGAAAAGCTCTTTACGAAGGTAAAATCAATCTGCAGGAGTTAAGAGGTGAACAATAA